One Penaeus vannamei isolate JL-2024 chromosome 38, ASM4276789v1, whole genome shotgun sequence genomic window, cttcttcagccccTACTACTTCGCTTCACTTCATGACTGCCAACCTCCAACTAAACTTCCCAACCTCTTCAGCTAACTAGTACTATTTAATACTAAATCTTCTTCGCCTAACCAAACCTTCTtcgcctagcctaacctaatagCTGTTCTTCCGGCTTACAACCCAGCCTACTTCTTTATGCTTGGCCTAACCTGACCTTCAAACTGCTTCTTCTTCCTGGCAACCtgacttcttcttcttgcttcttcttcttgactATTTCTTCTTCAAGCTAACGACTAACTAACACAAACACGACCTTCTTCAAACTAATATAACCTAACTCAGCTAACTTCAACACAaacttcttcttcagcttcttcttgTAGCTTCTTCTTAcaaaccttcttcttcttcaactatttcgcctattatttcttcttcttaactgACTTCTTTGTaactaacttcttcttcttcttcttcttcatactcATCTAACCTAACTTCAAACCTAACTAAAGTAACTTCTTCCTAACCTGACTGCTTCTTcaaccttctttcttcttctttagccaCAACCTAAACACCAATAACCTAACTTCAACCTAGCTTCGCTTCTTTGACGACCTAGCTTTCTTCTTGTTAGCTTCAACCTTCTTGTGGCTACTTGACTTCTTCAATATAAGTACAACTTCTTTGACCATTCTTCTTAGAATAcaactttcttcttctcatctaaccttcttttttttaaccctatttcttcttcttatttaacCAGCCTAGCTTACAAGCGACTAACCTGTAGCCCAACACAACCTTCTATTTTCTTCAACCTTCAACTTCTTCTTTAGCCCCAAGCTAGCCTTCTTCAAcagctacttcttcttcttcaaccttcTTCTTAACTTAAACTTCTAATCTTCTTACAACCCAGCCTAGCTTCTTCTAACCCtgcttagcctaacctaacctaataagcTTCAACAGCCCTACTTCTTAGCtaacctgcttcttcttcttgtacaaCCTAGCTTCAGCTTCTTATCTTCAACCTAACTTGCTTCTTCTTgactaacttcttcttcttcaaacctTTCTTCAGCTTCTTCTCTGTCTAACACAACGAGCTTCTTGactaatataacctaacccagcctaacctaacttcttcttcttgacTTCTTCTTACAAACAGCTTCTTGCTattaacttcttcttctttcttcaacttcttctttaacgctagcttcttcttcttctttaacttctTCAAACacaaccttcttcttcttcttctatttgacctagccttcttcttcttcttgaccaCAACCTGTACAACTAGCTACCTTCTTAGCTTcttagcttcttcttcttcttcttgtatacAGCTTCAactgacttcttcttcttcttcttagctagcctaacctagcctaaccttcTTCTTAGCCTAGCCTGTAGCCTAgcttcttaacctaacctaacctaacccaacctaacctaacccaacctaacctaacccaacctaacctaacctaacccaacctaacctaacccaacctaacctaacccaacctaacctaacctaacccaacctaacctaacctaacctaacccaacctaacctaacctaacctcatctaacctaacccaacctaaccaaacctaacctaacctaacctaacccaacctaacctaacctaacccaacctaacctaacctaacccaacccaacctaacctaacccaacctatcttaatctaacctaacctaacctaacccaacccaacctaacctaacccaacctatcttaatctaacctaacctaacctaacccaacccaacctaacctaacccaacctatcttaatctaacctaacctaacctaacccaacccaacctaacctaacccaatccaccctaacctaaccgaagctaacctaacctaatctaacctaacccaacctaacctaacctaacctaacccaacctaacctaacctaacccaacctaacctaacctaacctaacccaacctaacctaacctaacctaacccaacctaacctaacctaacctaacccaacctaacctaacctaacccaacctaacctaacccaacctaacccaacctaacctaacctaacctaacccaacctaacctaacctaacccaacctaaccctacctaacctaacctaacctaacctaacctaacctaacccaacctaacctaacccaacctaacctaacccaacctaacctagcataacccaacctaacctaacctaacctaacccaacctaacctaacctaacccaacctaacctaacctaacctaacccaacctaacctaacccaacctaacccaacctaacctaacctaacccaacctaacctaacctaacctaacccaacctaacctaacccaacctaacctaacccaacctaaccctacctaacctaacctaacctaacctaacctaacctaacccaacctaacctaacccaacctaacctaacccaacctaacctaacctaacctaacctaacgtaacctaacctaacctaacccaacctaacctaacctaacctaacgtaacctaacctaacctaacctaacgtaacctaacctaacctaacgtaacctaacctaacctaacccaacctaacctaacctaacccaacccaacctaacccaacctaacctaacctaacctaacccaacccaacctaacccaacctaacctaacctaacctaacctaaccaattcaGGTCACCTTCGGCAGTCCTGGCTGCGTTCGAATGCCTCGATCTCGATTCGAGGAAGTGTTCCGCTTGTCCGTCTCTGTAGAAAGATTTTCTGCTGATAGAGAAACGGATCCACAAGAGGATTTTCGGCCCAAGTGGCACGGATTATATTTCCGTTTCTATAACCACTTCGTTTACttactgatttttattttctgcCGCTTCTAAGGTCATTAGCGACGTGTTCAAAATATAGCGATAGGGTGAGCCTTGGTGGTGAAAACCCCCTGGTAAGGAAGTCTTTTGGTTCATAAGGCGATGTTTATGGATTTCCAGAATGGACGATAGTCAAAACAAATAAATGGGTCAGACATCAAAGCACTATGATGAGTATTGTGGTGATTAGGACGAAATATGTTCGATGTCAAAGGTTGCTGAGTGCTGTCGGTtagcatggtagtgaaaagggtaaagaggaagagcaaacagTACAAAGGCCGTTCAGGACTTACACAAAGCCAGACTTTCCTCCTTTTATCACGGCTCTCGCACTgggatgtggacagaagaaggggatgaagaggagaaggaaaaggagacagaggaaaggaccATGAAAGATTAGTTAAGGCGTGGGCTGAGGGCCAATTTAGGAGCGATCCCCTGcgttgggcctcagtctccgtctcctacctcccccccccccatcccttgcctgttgttgccatgcatgtgtgtgtatggaggggggggagggggtcgtaggAGAAGGAGACTGGGACCTAATGTTGGGGATCAGCCCTCCCTTGGGCCTTAGCCCTCGAGTCGTCTAATTTTGCATGGgcttatcccttttccctttttgttgttttctcttttgcaACCCCTTCCAATATCCACTTCCTAAGACGTGAGAGTTgtgttgaaaagaagaaaagctgACTTTctgccagtcatgaacggcctggGGGAGCCTGGGGCACAGTGAGAGTGAACTATTTCTCTCCCCAGCATACTCTAGGCTTACCACAGGCActaatgaagattttgtaccaTTATTAGGGGCATTGAGACTTGCAACTTTGTCATATAGCCTACTATCACATCAGTCCAGTCCAACTCCTCCATCCAGGTCAGTACCCAATCTCCAGGaaacattcctactctcccaacatCCTCTACTTCATCTCCACCGCCACAACTTTCTTcaactcccccatcctcccttattactattcTGCAGCCTTATTTTCCACCTCTCGTCAGTACTACCTCTCTCAACACTACTCCCTTTTCCACGCGTCCCCGCCCTTATACCCCTACTTCTGCAAACCTCTTGAATACTTTGTTTAGCCCAGCCTAGTGGGATCATTTTTTGTAATCCCCCAcagcccctttctctcctcttccagcaatgcctccaaaaacaagtaggcaaagatTCCTTCCACAGCCTGCGGAAGGAAAGAATCGTTCCCGCCTTGACACAGGTAAATCCGAATCCCAAGCTATATCTTTATCAACCCTAATTAACCCATTTCGGCCCAGCTTTATCCCTCCCTCGATAATTGCACCGGAACTGCCCCCATCCCCCCGAGTAACTGCCCTGTCCACGACAAGGATTGGTAAGATTGTGAGAAACGTTTATCCGCCTGCCTCATGCTATGATGCACTATTACCACACCATTACCTCTAGAGGCCGTCGTGAGTCCCCCACCAATATTGCCACAATTACTTTCTGTTGACATGATCTCGATTTTAATGTTTACATTGGTGGAGTGTCCCTCCCTGTCTGACCATATCAACCTCCCCCGTCTATGTCAGAATTGTTGGCGTCTAGGCTATcatgccaaacactgccgttccataGCCCGATGCCATGTGCTCagcctggtcataatcgatcagaCTACTGGGCACGTGTGCCAATCGTGGCTACTCCCATAATGGATTTTATTGGGGCTGCCCtacctacaagtttgagtctgaagtGGCAACTCTCAGATTCAAATTGGCCTCACTTTACGCAAAGTCAGACAGGAAGCAAGTcgacgagtttttttttctctcacttcttacTCCAATAATGTCCTCCGCTttacccctaccctttcctcccaagATATTTCTACATCTCCCCTAGTATCTCTTCCTTATCCCACTTCTAACACTTCCGCCTCCCAGTCGgattcttttgccattattaatcCAGACTCCCCAATCTCAACACTATTCCAGGCACTTCAAATACTACTTCCACGgtactttcccttcttccccctcgccAGCTCATCGCACAAGATCAGCTAAACGCTccatctctacttctccctccacctctcaaacatccgtcccctcaccctccacctctcaaacatttatcccttcttctcccaccacCTCTGAAACATCTGttccctcttctccgtctcttaaaaggaggtctgagaaacctttgtttctcagacctccctaaCCAACTGGattccagaaactcttgaagacattcaAAACTATCTAATCAAGACCCAAGATAACAAGACTACACCTCATCCATCCTCCAGTCTCTCTGATCCTATTCCTTCTACACTCAAATTAGCTGCcaacattcctcctcctcctcatattccccctacaccccttcctcccaacacCTCCCATACCTTCTTGTTTCACCTacatcatttccccttccttccccattatccCTTCTGCTTCCCCCTGGATGTGCTGTCACAACACCCTTCCTTGGATTCTCTCCCTCCTGACATTTTCCTGAAACTTATTTAATCGGCCTcaaaccccccccttctcctttgctTATCCTTACCCTACTCTACAGACTTCTTTACAAAATCCCACTTATTCCTTTGACAAAATAACCCTTATTAAACCGTACCTTCCAGAACTGCAAAACGACTTCTGATGTATAcctcatttattcattatcaaacCCTGCTCTTTACCCTTTTTGTTTTATTGCACCTTTCTATAGCGTTATATGATCTTTGAGATCTAGCACATTAACCCCAACAAAaggattaggggggagggggtaatgaacGGCGTTTCTCTGTCACCGAGTGTTGCTCCTTCATCCCATAAAATTGGAATGGGTTGCAGTATTTTTGATATGCGAGATGTTTGGTAGAAATATTTGTAGATTTATCTGGGATATTCATCAGTGCTATCCCGTTTAATTTGTATACACGATTCAATATAGAATCGTGTATATTTTTCCACTTGATTAACGCGTCAACTTTTAAGAACATTAGGGGAATTCTCTACTTAATTATCGGTGCATGGAACCCAGTATTTGACTCACAGGAGGTAAAAAAAATCCGGTTgcttatctacctatatttattaACACTTACAACCGAAATCCTGCATATCAGCACCAGACTATATGAAATACAGTCCTTACGGATCTTCAAACaaggataagaaataaaacatcACTTGGATCTCCAGTTATTTTTAATTCAAGCTTGAAATTACAAGCCGAGCACAACACAGTAATATTGCTGCCATGTGCACACAAATATACTCAAAAGATGCATTTTTTTCTGCTAGTAGTAACTTGccgtggatgtgacgtcatgcgGAATTGAGACCAGTTCACAGGAACAGAACAAAGGCACCATCACATGTATGTGCTAATTCTGATAGTTGCGGCGAAGGAAAAACATTTACAGACTTCACACTCTGTACAAGAGAACAATttaaataaacacaagaaaatggGAGTAATTTCAGGAAAAAACGAATTTTCAACGTGTCATTTGTTGGAATCCAACACAAAAGATTATTTCCATTTAATGGGTCGAGATGCAGATCTGCCGTAAACCGCATTTGGGGGAAAAAAGTCTGGTACACTTAAGTTATTTGCTTGCTCCCATACAACAGTAAACATTTCCTATAATTAGGCAGGAGGAAAAGACTCAAAAATCCATGTAATATTTTTGAAAAATCGGAAAAATATACACCTTTCTTAAAAATCTTTAATAAAACACGTGTGGATGGTGGTAATCTTAATGACACTGGCTTCCCGAATCGTCATAAAAGTTCCCCTCCCAAAAGTGCTATTGCCTGGTGTTTCACTTAagaacaaacatacatttatgtataattttCTTTGATCGCTCACAGctactgcatatgtatatgaataacataacgagtttgtctatttttcttaaaCTCATCTTAAGGAATGTTTACATGTTTACACCATTGGCTACTCTTATTTCCAACATAAATGAGCACAAGGTACTTGACTGATATGTTGCTGTGTGTGGTTCAAGAAAAACCTTATTTgagatggatattttttttatgtttttttctcttcaagaagtgccaaaggaggaaaaaaatattgaccAAAAATAATCTTGGTCTTTCTTTTGAGGGGGTTAGGATTATGCACGAAATTTTTTAAACAGTGAAAACTCCTGCGATACAGATATATCTTACAGCTAAACACATACAGAAGGAACGCACAGCCAAGCAGCAGTCTGCAACATAAATTCTTATCACAGTGACAGGCACCAAATCTAGCCTCATTTCcagagcaaaggagggagggtaaaacgCATTGCTCTCTTGAAGCCGTTACCCGTCCGAGCTCATGATTTCCTAAAAAATAGATATGCTACTCTGTGCACTCTCGTATTGTCAAAAAAGATAATCAGTATAAAAAAGAGGTTGAAGTAATTGAATAGATGTGACCATTCTTTATTGGTGTACAAAAAAGTGTTTGTTGACAAAACAAAtgacaaaagagggagaaaataaatggTTTTAGTTTGTCCActacttccccgccccctccccactcgcCAAAATATCTTTCCAGCTTTTCTACTACTTGACTAGCATGTTTAGAACTGACTGCAATAACTGTGGCTCATTGAGATTAGAaggctccctctcccctctcctccccgtatCCCTTCGCCCCTTTtccaaaactaaagaaaaaaataatggctgGTGGTGGTACTGTGTATTCGAAGATCATACAAAATCGTGAAAGTGAAAGCCCATCAGGATTCAACaaacaattataaataaaaaacctTAATAGATTAAATTAACCAAAAAGGTGTTTCTTTCTTCGATCGTCTAGGAGGCAGAAATttcggggagagaaagagagagaccgaaaaaaaagTTGCGCATCGGCTCCCGTCCCTTCTACTCGGCCGCGGAGGCGAGGGCGACGAGGGCGAAGCGGGCCTCCTCGGGGTCTCGCTCGATGAACTTGCGGCAGGCGCTGGCGGCGtcctggggggggagagagggtggggttagTGCTGCGGGCTTTGGAATACAATGGAAAGGTTTCTGCGGATGTCGATACCATTCATAAAGTACCCTAGATAATGTATCCTAGTATACCCTTGACATTTTCCATGGCATCAGCAGTAAATGTATCTAAGTAGTTCCCGTTGAACAAGTTTCCTCTagcctattatcattttttaccagCAACTATAAAAAAGGTCTGGGAGCACCTTCAGTGTAAAGTCCTGTGGTCATTTCCTGAGCAATCATTTCCCCAGCCTGGAAATGCACTACTTAGGTCTTAGTAGACAAGTCGTGCTACTGTGCAGAACATAGTAGCACTGTATTTTGCTACGGAGAACACAGTGGTCAGTGTGTAGACGTCATTAGCTAACACAAACTTTGTTTATCCCTCTTACTAATCTCACGTGACTTCCATGTAGCTTCAGGTAGAGCTGGGAAATCCTAAATCCCTTTTCTGTGGCTAAAATTCTGAATTTGCCAATATCTAGGGCTACCATCCAATCAGGAGAGGTTCTCTTGAGACCCATCTAAGACTCTGGGTTATTTCCCTTTTCATATTTGAGGTTTTCCTTTAGCTCCCTGCTGTGCCCGACCTGGAATTCACTCTCAGAATATTTCCCTGTGATTTCTCTAAAGCCATTTCTGTCAGGAGGAATGTATTCTGTATACTGGGATTCAAATATTGGAGGCTCCCTGGCTTGATGAAGGTTAATGCCAAGAGTAGTTTGTTTGTCTTCCTTCTTATGAACGATTATTGTTCATCCTATAGCCCTACTTCCCAGTTTTGCTAAATCAATCTATCAACTATATCCTTTCAAGCTGAATATTTTTCAAACGTGATCCCgtcatttatttactcttttcaaGCTCTTTAAGGCACCTAAAGACAAATAttatacccccttctccctccctccccttcctccgtctgcCATTACAACTGATAACTGAACTTGGGTCAAGATACAAGGACTTTAAAGATTAAAACCCAGAGTCGCATGTCCCGCAACATCTGTTGTGATAACACCCTTCAGAAGTTTTGACCATGTTGAACAATTAGGCGTTTTCTCTAATATAGTAGTTAATAAAGTAAAGCTAcaagataaaggggggggggtcaacatTTTAGAATTGAagcttattatcaatatcaccaataCTGTCATAAATTCGCTAACATAAATTACAAAGAGCTCATTGCGCCACACACCTTTAGGAGTGTGTCTGCTGAAGTGGAGCCATGATTAATGGGGAACTTCTTACGGCCATCTGGAAGAGGGTGGAACAGGTTAATTTCCTTTACAGTCCAACAAATatcagaaaacattaatttatcTCCTGTAATCACttgtaaaaaacaacaaaaaaatatctaaaaaagatTAATTAAACAAGAAGTGGGCGCATCACAATACCTTTCAACGTTTGCATGTCAACAGCGAGCAAACCTCTACACAAAAGGGGCGATTTTCACTCACCTAATTCATAGAGGTTACCGTCAACTTCCACAAAGGCGACGAAATGCATGTCTAGCTTGGTGTCGCGGTCGGGAGCCTGTGAAAatttataaaatatgaataaagaaagaaaaaattgtatATTCGGGTACAAAAAAACATAAGTGACgtaatatacatgtgtggaaGATATAGTACATGAGCATCATTACTCTAATAATTTAAGATAATTGAGAAACCAAAAACATTAAAAGCAGTAGATTTTCTTCTATCATTTTGTCAACACGTCAAGGACATGTCTACCaatcgaaggaagaagaaaaaaagtgaaaaacgagaaaaaagagagatgaagatagagataaaagataaaaatcctCCTCACCTCCGTCTGCCCCTCCTGCGCCGACTCCTCGTGCGCCTTGGAGATGCCCTCGTCGTTCTCGAGCGCCGTGCCCTTCTCGTCGGGGCCCATGTCCTTGGTCTTCTCCAGGAACTCCTTCAGGGGGCCGTCCTCAAGCTCGAtcctggggagaaggggggggggggtgagtcaggatcacgattttttttttttgcacgtttttatttacttatttcgttTTACTGTGCTTTTCATTATTCTGTTGCTTgatttatcatttaattattgatTTTTAAAATCCTATCCCCTATTTTGCTATTTTGGTTCTCTCTTTACTTTAcagtctcccttctccttttcctcacacGAGCACTAATAAACAAACTCAAGCCCTCAGCCGAGACCAGAAACAAGACCTCGCAAGCATTTTTTGTAGACTTCCCTAATGTGCAAGGGAGAAATCTTGATTCTATCAATTAAGGAATGACTTGAAGGTTCTTTTGATAAAACTCGGTAcaatataaattgtgtgtgtccatgtgcatgtgcgtgtgtgcccccCACCCCTAATCAGTGAGTTTTGCAACATAACCACTCAAAAGACAGCCAAAGCGGAAACACTCAAAATCTACGGTATCCAAACGTCATATTTCAGTACCGCGACTTCCCACTTTAACTGCctgcctgtcctccctccctcttccctccctcttccctccgttctcctcctcctcctcctcctcctcctcctcctcctctaccctctctccctcgccctcccccctgaGCCAGTGCCACGCGCCCGCCACACGTACTTCCCCTGGTTGTTGGCGATGGCGTGGATGAGAGCCACGGTGCCGCATGCGTTCCCGACGCACTGCTTCATGAAATACAGGTTCTCGGAGACCTCCTGGCCGTCGGCGttgatcttctcctcctcctgggccttaAACTCCTCCTCCTGGAAGCATAGGATCAATATTAAGGACTCGAAACGAAAAGGGTCATTATTGAATGAGCATTGTTTTGCTGCGAAGGCCCTTAAAATAAAATGTCATcaaaggaggatttttttttcagcaaAATATCCTTATAAAGTGAATACGTGTTCTAATGAAAGCTTTTTAATTAAAGTAAATGAGATTTCGCTGAAAATGGATATGAGGCAACTGCACTGTCCAACTTTCTAGAAGCTAAAATTCTGCTAACTTTATTCCGGACTCGTCCAAAGCGGACACCTACGATGCTTTGAAAATTCCTAAAGCAATCAGTGTCTACTGCCTTTAGATCTTCCACAAAACCCACTAAAATCAAGCGCTATTATACCAACACATGATCCAAAAAAGGGGACAActtcataaacaaaaataaaacaatcctACAAACAATAAA contains:
- the Uch gene encoding ubiquitin carboxyl-terminal hydrolase isozyme L3 isoform X2; this translates as MVRWLPLESNPAFMTGLGVPGAWACTDVYGLDEELLAMVPQPVLSLILLHPINDKEEEFKAQEEEKINADGQEVSENLYFMKQCVGNACGTVALIHAIANNQGKIELEDGPLKEFLEKTKDMGPDEKGTALENDEGISKAHEESAQEGQTEAPDRDTKLDMHFVAFVEVDGNLYELDGRKKFPINHGSTSADTLLKDAASACRKFIERDPEEARFALVALASAAE
- the Uch gene encoding ubiquitin carboxyl-terminal hydrolase isozyme L3 isoform X1 yields the protein MVRWLPLESNPAVMNKFMTGLGVPGAWACTDVYGLDEELLAMVPQPVLSLILLHPINDKEEEFKAQEEEKINADGQEVSENLYFMKQCVGNACGTVALIHAIANNQGKIELEDGPLKEFLEKTKDMGPDEKGTALENDEGISKAHEESAQEGQTEAPDRDTKLDMHFVAFVEVDGNLYELDGRKKFPINHGSTSADTLLKDAASACRKFIERDPEEARFALVALASAAE